The Zobellia alginiliquefaciens genome contains a region encoding:
- a CDS encoding RNA polymerase sigma factor translates to MLKPEHLLLTNLRKGDEKAYKHLYDLHYTNLVVYCYNLTKDQDRAEDIVQQTFVKIWMKRSTLQIHSSLKNYLYRSVYNTFIKEYRKLKREESALLEIKNSVLIDFVEKDETILEEKIQLLNRAIDQLPKKNKEVFLLSRKSGYKHKEIAKKLDISEKTVEKHISRATLMIKKWFKENNVSLLIAFLLSKY, encoded by the coding sequence TTGTTAAAACCAGAGCATTTATTACTTACCAACCTAAGAAAGGGAGATGAAAAGGCATATAAACATTTATATGATTTGCACTACACCAATTTAGTCGTGTATTGTTATAATTTAACTAAGGATCAAGATCGCGCAGAAGATATAGTGCAACAGACCTTTGTGAAAATTTGGATGAAAAGAAGTACACTTCAAATCCACTCTTCATTAAAGAATTATTTATATAGATCTGTATATAACACTTTTATAAAAGAATATCGCAAACTTAAAAGGGAAGAATCAGCACTTTTAGAAATTAAAAATTCCGTACTTATTGATTTTGTTGAAAAGGATGAAACAATTTTGGAAGAAAAAATTCAACTCCTTAACAGAGCTATTGATCAACTCCCAAAAAAGAATAAAGAGGTATTTCTACTCAGTAGGAAATCAGGCTATAAACATAAAGAAATTGCGAAAAAATTGGATATTTCTGAGAAAACAGTGGAAAAACATATTAGTCGTGCTACCTTAATGATAAAGAAATGGTTTAAAGAAAATAACGTTAGTTTATTGATTGCATTTTTACTTTCGAAGTACTAG
- a CDS encoding glycoside hydrolase family 88/105 protein, producing the protein MKNSVNLLSIIVCVIGFNAFGQKNHPDPVQDIERVLRNVADNIVNNSTFKIINKETGKTFENSQKLPVTAGYAAESPYNEWKYWNGVSNIAFITLGNQLDDNEYIKYAKRNVAFAFDHDPYFQKLYDSGIRKTGMDQKFRMSLLDDVGAMGASVLAVHKLAPQERYRKYLDNAADYIMNKEKRLEDGTFCRTVPFEMTVWGDDLYMSVPFLARMGALTGEQKYFDEATKQVLLFNKHLWNPQTNLFLHCWYDDIKQNGVAHWGRCNGWIIMAQVELLSQLPVNYPKREELIQLLTRQIVGLSRYQDGSGLWHQLIDLENTYLETSATAIFTYAIAKAINEGWLDSRYAYIAAQGWEGVSSKILADGQVEGICMGTGINTSTYYYANRPTLLNDIHGLGATLLAGSEVMKLYQKGIKFNW; encoded by the coding sequence ATGAAAAATAGTGTAAATCTCCTTTCAATAATAGTATGCGTAATCGGTTTTAATGCGTTTGGACAAAAAAACCACCCTGACCCAGTACAAGATATAGAACGTGTGCTAAGAAACGTGGCGGATAACATTGTTAATAATTCGACCTTTAAAATTATTAACAAGGAAACAGGTAAAACATTTGAAAACTCTCAAAAACTACCTGTTACTGCGGGTTATGCAGCAGAAAGCCCATATAATGAATGGAAGTACTGGAACGGGGTCTCGAATATTGCTTTTATAACATTGGGGAACCAGCTGGATGATAATGAGTACATAAAATACGCAAAAAGAAATGTGGCTTTCGCCTTTGACCACGACCCGTATTTTCAAAAGTTATATGATTCAGGAATCAGGAAAACCGGTATGGACCAGAAGTTTCGCATGTCGCTGCTTGACGATGTTGGAGCAATGGGAGCCTCTGTACTGGCGGTACATAAGTTAGCCCCGCAGGAGCGTTACCGAAAATACCTTGATAATGCCGCTGATTATATTATGAATAAGGAGAAACGCCTTGAAGATGGAACTTTTTGCCGTACAGTTCCATTTGAAATGACTGTTTGGGGAGACGATTTATACATGAGTGTCCCTTTCTTAGCACGCATGGGTGCTTTGACCGGAGAACAAAAGTATTTTGATGAAGCAACGAAACAGGTACTCCTTTTTAACAAGCATCTTTGGAATCCACAAACAAATCTTTTTCTTCATTGCTGGTATGATGATATTAAACAAAATGGCGTTGCTCATTGGGGACGTTGTAACGGATGGATTATCATGGCACAGGTCGAGTTGCTAAGCCAGTTACCTGTCAATTACCCCAAACGTGAGGAATTAATTCAATTGTTAACCCGACAGATTGTTGGTCTCAGTCGCTACCAAGACGGCTCTGGGCTTTGGCATCAGTTAATAGATTTGGAAAATACCTATCTGGAGACATCGGCAACGGCGATCTTTACATATGCCATTGCAAAAGCCATAAACGAAGGTTGGCTTGATTCGAGGTACGCCTATATCGCAGCGCAAGGCTGGGAAGGAGTGTCGAGTAAGATTTTGGCAGATGGACAGGTAGAAGGCATTTGCATGGGAACTGGGATAAATACGTCTACTTATTATTATGCAAACCGACCAACCCTATTGAACGATATTCATGGACTGGGTGCTACATTGCTAGCTGGCAGCGAGGTTATGAAACTATACCAAAAAGGAATTAAGTTTAATTGGTAG
- a CDS encoding gluconate 2-dehydrogenase subunit 3 family protein — translation MKRKDFLRLSGSLAVGTVTTAPALLVSGCEPTPPVARENITEKDIPILNEVAETILPATKDVPGAKAAKTGDYIFMMYTDMLKDDDRALLLLGINKLDADAFGLFKTDFNGLEKEKKEFLLRNYHNEAFAYGQQKAAGLPINKHFYGLLRSLTLSGYFGSEIGSTKARIYNPVPGGFKGCIPLKPGQKPLG, via the coding sequence ATGAAAAGAAAAGATTTTTTGAGATTATCAGGTTCGTTGGCCGTTGGTACGGTGACTACGGCCCCCGCTTTATTAGTGTCTGGTTGTGAACCAACGCCACCCGTGGCACGGGAGAATATTACCGAAAAAGATATTCCGATATTGAATGAAGTTGCCGAAACCATTTTACCGGCTACCAAAGATGTACCGGGTGCAAAAGCGGCAAAAACGGGAGACTACATTTTTATGATGTATACCGATATGCTCAAGGATGATGACCGCGCTCTTTTACTATTGGGAATCAATAAACTGGATGCCGATGCTTTTGGTTTATTTAAAACCGATTTTAACGGTTTGGAAAAGGAAAAGAAGGAATTCTTGCTCCGAAACTACCACAACGAGGCTTTTGCGTACGGACAGCAAAAGGCGGCCGGATTGCCCATCAACAAGCATTTTTATGGGCTGCTTAGAAGCTTGACTTTATCTGGGTATTTTGGTTCTGAAATTGGTTCGACCAAAGCCCGAATCTATAACCCGGTACCTGGGGGATTTAAAGGTTGTATTCCCTTAAAACCGGGGCAGAAGCCATTGGGGTGA
- a CDS encoding GMC oxidoreductase, with protein MNIKAKADNTYDAIVIGSGISGGWAAKELTEKGLKTLVLERGRMVEHVTDYKTANTPIWEFPHRNKIPRKTKEENPIVSRCYAFREATEDLFVKDDEHPYEQEKPFDWIKGYQVGGKSLMWARHTQRWSDLDFEANAKDGIAVDWPIRYKDLEPWYSYVEKFAGISGNRDGLKQIPDGEFLPPMEMNCLETHFKGELKKNFPDRDLVISRTANLTEGKKGRGPCQHRNLCKRGCPLGGYFSSNSATLPAARETGNLEMKTHAVVHSILIDPVTSKATGVRVVDANTKEISEYHAKIIFLNAATLNSTLILMNSVSARYPEGLGNDSGVLGQNLMDHNYNARVQGDFDGFEDSYYEGKRPTSTYLPRFRNFRDDKRNDYLRGFAYSCGGFRTAGTPEKHFLMGNDLMNNLVQVGPWKWNMLGMGECLPYEENKVTLRKDKKDAWDMPLLQIDAEYKANELNMQKDMVVAAMEMLDTLGFKNVRDMGERRNFGLNIHEMGTARMGRDPKTSILNKHNQVWGTPNLYVTDGACMTSSACQNPSLTYMALTARAVDHAVKELNKQNL; from the coding sequence ATGAATATTAAGGCAAAAGCAGATAATACCTACGATGCCATTGTAATTGGCTCGGGAATAAGTGGAGGCTGGGCAGCCAAAGAGCTTACCGAAAAAGGTCTAAAGACTTTGGTACTGGAGAGAGGCAGAATGGTGGAGCATGTTACGGACTATAAAACGGCCAATACACCCATATGGGAATTTCCGCATAGAAATAAAATTCCTAGAAAAACAAAAGAAGAGAATCCGATTGTGAGTAGGTGCTATGCCTTTCGTGAAGCCACCGAAGATTTGTTCGTCAAAGATGATGAACACCCCTATGAGCAAGAAAAACCGTTTGATTGGATCAAAGGATATCAAGTGGGTGGTAAGTCGCTGATGTGGGCGAGGCATACCCAGCGATGGAGCGATTTGGATTTTGAGGCGAATGCCAAAGATGGAATAGCGGTAGACTGGCCTATTCGTTATAAAGATTTGGAGCCTTGGTACAGCTATGTGGAAAAATTTGCTGGAATTAGTGGAAATAGAGATGGATTGAAACAAATACCAGATGGGGAGTTTCTGCCACCTATGGAGATGAACTGCCTAGAAACCCATTTTAAAGGGGAGCTTAAAAAGAATTTTCCCGATAGGGATTTGGTCATTTCTCGTACCGCCAACTTAACCGAAGGTAAAAAGGGTAGGGGACCATGCCAGCATAGAAACTTATGTAAGAGAGGCTGCCCACTTGGGGGGTATTTTAGCAGTAATTCTGCCACTTTGCCGGCGGCACGTGAAACAGGCAATTTAGAGATGAAGACCCATGCCGTAGTGCATTCCATTCTTATTGACCCGGTTACCAGTAAGGCAACAGGGGTTCGGGTGGTAGATGCCAACACGAAAGAGATCAGTGAGTATCACGCAAAGATTATCTTCTTAAATGCGGCTACCCTAAATTCAACCTTGATTTTAATGAATTCGGTTTCGGCCCGATATCCCGAAGGTTTGGGCAATGATAGTGGGGTATTGGGTCAAAACTTGATGGACCATAATTACAATGCACGTGTACAGGGCGATTTTGATGGCTTTGAAGATTCGTATTACGAAGGAAAAAGACCTACGAGCACCTATTTACCGCGTTTTAGAAATTTCAGAGATGATAAACGTAACGATTATTTAAGGGGGTTTGCCTACTCCTGTGGCGGATTCAGAACGGCCGGTACGCCGGAAAAACATTTTTTAATGGGCAATGACCTTATGAACAATCTAGTACAGGTGGGGCCTTGGAAATGGAATATGTTGGGTATGGGTGAATGTCTGCCCTACGAAGAAAACAAGGTGACTTTACGTAAAGATAAAAAGGATGCTTGGGATATGCCTTTGCTGCAAATTGATGCGGAGTACAAAGCTAATGAACTCAACATGCAAAAAGATATGGTCGTTGCTGCTATGGAAATGCTCGATACTTTAGGTTTTAAAAATGTGAGGGATATGGGTGAAAGGCGAAATTTCGGACTCAATATTCATGAAATGGGAACGGCTAGAATGGGCCGAGATCCCAAAACCTCGATTCTCAATAAACACAATCAGGTTTGGGGTACCCCCAATCTTTATGTGACAGACGGGGCCTGTATGACCTCAAGCGCCTGCCAAAATCCATCGTTGACATATATGGCATTAACGGCTAGGGCTGTTGACCATGCGGTAAAGGAACTAAACAAACAAAACCTGTAA
- a CDS encoding sulfatase family protein gives MKKAQPYYPLKEGLLAILLTVTLSCKEKMKIAAQADNPPNIVFILADDMGYADLNIYGAPYATPNLNSLAQEGMKLTNFYSFPNCSPTRAALMTGSYPQRVGMPRVVGPNGPAWTEDLYRLGLNPNETTLAEMLGGNGYTTAAVGKWHLGHQIEHLPINHGFDTYFGLPYSNDMHPPNNPEWPDLPLIQDSLVIELNPDQRTLTKRYTDFGLDFIDKNKEKPFFLYLAHTMPHVPLYVPDSLRGSSKNGLYADVIQDIDRSVGRIQNYLKIQGLLENTLIIFTSDNGPWLQFGNHAGSAGPFKAGKHTIFEGGMRVPFIASWPKRIPKGKVSGEVVSIMDMYSTIREITNSPKQDLKQDGTDVSSVLLDNGRIGQRDFYYFKNEDARGIRSGDWKLFLPYEESIVDITGSGGIRGTSMKVRVDTSLYNISKDLGETLNLKDSFPDVTKELTLKIIAFDSIMKKEARMPGMAKN, from the coding sequence ATGAAGAAAGCACAACCATATTATCCGTTGAAAGAAGGCCTTTTAGCAATTCTTCTGACGGTAACTTTATCCTGTAAGGAGAAAATGAAAATAGCGGCTCAAGCGGATAATCCTCCAAATATTGTATTTATCCTCGCCGATGACATGGGGTATGCAGACCTGAATATCTATGGGGCACCCTACGCCACACCTAATTTAAACAGTTTGGCTCAAGAAGGTATGAAGTTGACCAATTTCTATTCCTTTCCAAATTGTTCCCCTACCAGGGCGGCACTGATGACCGGCTCTTATCCCCAACGGGTTGGAATGCCACGGGTTGTAGGGCCAAACGGGCCGGCTTGGACGGAAGATTTATACCGCCTTGGTTTAAATCCCAATGAAACGACTTTGGCTGAAATGTTAGGGGGAAATGGATACACTACCGCAGCTGTTGGGAAATGGCATCTAGGCCATCAAATTGAACATTTACCGATCAACCATGGTTTCGATACGTACTTTGGATTGCCGTATTCCAACGATATGCATCCTCCCAATAACCCGGAATGGCCAGATTTACCACTTATACAGGATAGTTTGGTTATAGAGTTGAACCCAGATCAACGAACATTAACAAAACGCTATACGGACTTTGGTCTGGATTTTATCGATAAAAATAAAGAAAAGCCTTTCTTTCTATATCTGGCACATACCATGCCTCACGTACCCCTCTATGTTCCAGATAGCCTAAGGGGCAGTTCAAAAAATGGATTGTATGCTGATGTGATTCAGGACATAGATAGGTCGGTAGGAAGAATTCAAAACTATCTCAAAATACAGGGGCTTCTGGAAAACACCTTAATTATCTTCACTTCTGACAATGGTCCTTGGTTACAGTTTGGTAATCACGCAGGTTCGGCAGGACCTTTCAAGGCAGGAAAGCATACCATTTTTGAGGGAGGTATGCGGGTCCCCTTTATCGCAAGTTGGCCCAAGCGAATACCGAAAGGTAAGGTCAGTGGTGAGGTGGTTTCTATAATGGATATGTATTCCACCATACGGGAGATTACTAATTCTCCAAAACAGGATTTGAAGCAGGATGGGACTGATGTTTCATCTGTATTGTTGGATAATGGGCGCATAGGGCAACGTGATTTTTATTACTTTAAAAACGAAGATGCACGTGGAATTAGGTCAGGCGATTGGAAATTGTTCCTCCCTTACGAGGAAAGCATAGTTGATATTACCGGGTCGGGTGGGATAAGAGGTACTTCTATGAAAGTCAGAGTAGATACTTCATTATATAATATATCAAAAGATTTAGGTGAGACATTAAATCTTAAGGATTCTTTTCCGGATGTAACAAAAGAACTTACCCTGAAAATTATAGCTTTCGATAGTATAATGAAAAAAGAGGCGAGAATGCCTGGGATGGCTAAAAATTAA
- a CDS encoding sulfatase family protein, whose product MKILKKNIGKAYLSNVLVVLAIFITFISSAQRNGDGKSDTTRPNIIFIMSDDHAYQAISAFDDKLIKTPNIDRIAAEGAKFNNSFVTNSICAPSRAVMLTGKYSHLNGKKDNLDVFDGSQQTFIKLLKADGYETSIFGKWHLKSVPEGFDIWNILIDQGEYYNPNLIKNGDTVQIKGYTTDLITEMSLEYLDTRNENQPFVMLLHNKAPHRNWMPKLEDLDEVLSKTYPLPETFYDDYSGRSTAAKEQDMRIENMFLSMDMKLMPGDYEEDTGTGGNRFANGEHNLLADLSRMDKEQYETWEKHYAPIRRKFREDSLTGDSLLRWKYQRYMQDYLGTIKAVDDNVGRLLDYLDKNGLSENTLVVYTSDQGFYLGEHGWYDKRFMYEESLRMPLMMRYPKAIKAGTQINEMVLNLDFAPTFLDFAQVQVPSDMQGQSFKSLVLGESVKDWRTSLYYHYYEFPEGWHSVKRHYGVRTDRYKLIHFYNDIDAWELYDLREDPNEMKNLIGISKHGRLLSKMKNELNRLQEQYNETVK is encoded by the coding sequence ATGAAAATTTTAAAAAAGAATATAGGTAAAGCTTACCTTTCAAATGTATTAGTGGTGCTAGCTATATTTATTACCTTTATTAGCAGCGCTCAGCGAAACGGAGATGGTAAATCGGATACAACGCGTCCGAATATTATTTTTATCATGTCAGACGACCATGCGTACCAGGCAATCAGTGCTTTTGATGATAAGCTTATCAAAACGCCCAATATAGATCGTATTGCTGCCGAAGGTGCTAAATTCAACAACAGTTTTGTGACCAACTCCATTTGTGCGCCTAGTCGAGCCGTTATGCTCACAGGCAAATACAGTCACCTGAATGGGAAAAAGGATAATTTGGATGTATTTGACGGCTCACAACAAACCTTTATAAAATTATTAAAAGCAGATGGTTATGAAACTTCCATCTTTGGAAAATGGCATCTTAAGTCGGTACCGGAAGGCTTTGATATTTGGAATATTCTGATCGATCAGGGCGAATACTATAATCCCAACTTGATTAAAAATGGCGATACCGTTCAAATAAAAGGATATACGACGGACCTTATTACGGAAATGTCCTTGGAATACCTTGACACTAGGAATGAAAACCAACCGTTTGTGATGTTGCTCCACAACAAGGCGCCCCACCGAAACTGGATGCCAAAATTGGAAGACCTAGACGAAGTCCTGTCCAAAACATACCCCCTTCCAGAAACTTTTTACGATGATTACAGTGGGCGTTCTACTGCGGCCAAGGAACAGGATATGCGGATTGAAAATATGTTCTTATCAATGGATATGAAACTAATGCCGGGGGATTATGAAGAGGATACCGGTACCGGAGGAAATCGATTTGCAAATGGTGAGCATAATTTATTAGCTGATTTATCTAGAATGGACAAAGAACAATACGAAACTTGGGAAAAGCACTATGCCCCCATACGAAGGAAGTTTCGGGAAGATAGTTTGACGGGAGATTCCTTGTTGCGGTGGAAATATCAACGATATATGCAAGATTATCTCGGAACCATTAAAGCGGTAGACGATAATGTGGGCAGACTTTTGGATTATTTGGATAAAAACGGCCTTTCGGAAAACACCTTAGTAGTGTATACCTCCGACCAAGGTTTTTATTTAGGGGAACACGGTTGGTACGATAAGCGTTTCATGTACGAGGAATCCCTCCGTATGCCTTTAATGATGCGCTATCCAAAGGCGATAAAAGCTGGAACTCAAATTAATGAAATGGTGCTTAACCTTGATTTTGCGCCCACTTTTCTTGATTTTGCACAGGTACAAGTACCAAGTGATATGCAGGGTCAGTCATTTAAGTCACTGGTCTTGGGAGAATCGGTCAAAGATTGGCGCACCTCCCTCTATTATCACTACTACGAATTTCCAGAGGGCTGGCATTCTGTCAAAAGGCATTATGGGGTGCGAACAGACCGGTACAAACTCATTCATTTCTATAATGACATCGATGCATGGGAACTGTACGATTTAAGAGAAGATCCCAATGAAATGAAAAATTTGATAGGTATTTCAAAGCACGGAAGACTTTTGTCTAAGATGAAAAATGAACTAAATAGATTGCAGGAGCAATACAACGAAACGGTGAAGTAA
- a CDS encoding sulfatase-like hydrolase/transferase produces the protein MKTIYLQYFFVRILIGFLCLLYPVKGLGQAKSIQPNIILIMADDLGYETLGCNGGESYNTPYLDSLANGGIRFAQTYAMPLCTPSRVQLMTGKHNYKNYERFGYLNPNEKTFANYLQKNGYRTAIAGKWQLEGDKETPGNFGFDDYMLWQLDKGDFWRRFKAPKIIHNGKDLDFPSDSPVYGPDVFTDFIIDFIDNPSKKPFFVYYPMALVHDPFQPAPSASDYENYDALSMNDTQHFPSMVSYMDGLVGKIFNHLKAINELENTVIIFTGDNGTDRRITSWFNGNEVQGGKGFATYNGTHVPLIVFGKDRLQKGAVNNNLVDFTDFLPTLLELSGTEVSDDIETDGISFFGQLNGDSSLSREVLVSDYNPKGRDFPNARFVQTIEYKLYGDGRFYAIFKDAEEQYPLKNLNLNSKERIALVFLKRHLAKFNAQIEEYRRVN, from the coding sequence GTGAAAACAATCTATCTGCAATATTTTTTTGTCAGGATTTTAATTGGTTTTCTATGCCTTCTTTATCCGGTAAAAGGTTTAGGTCAAGCCAAATCAATACAGCCTAACATAATACTGATTATGGCGGACGATTTGGGCTATGAAACGCTGGGTTGCAATGGAGGGGAATCCTATAATACACCCTATTTGGATTCACTTGCTAATGGCGGAATACGGTTTGCCCAAACTTATGCAATGCCCCTGTGCACTCCATCTAGGGTACAATTAATGACCGGAAAGCATAATTACAAAAATTATGAAAGGTTTGGCTATCTTAATCCAAATGAGAAAACCTTTGCCAATTATCTACAAAAGAATGGTTATAGAACCGCTATAGCGGGCAAATGGCAACTGGAAGGTGATAAAGAAACGCCCGGCAACTTTGGATTTGATGACTATATGCTCTGGCAGCTCGATAAAGGTGATTTCTGGAGGCGGTTCAAAGCTCCTAAAATTATCCATAATGGTAAAGACTTGGATTTTCCATCGGATTCTCCAGTATATGGTCCCGATGTATTCACTGATTTTATAATAGACTTTATCGATAACCCGAGTAAGAAACCTTTTTTTGTGTATTACCCAATGGCATTGGTCCATGACCCTTTTCAACCTGCGCCCAGTGCTTCGGACTACGAAAATTATGATGCCCTTTCTATGAACGATACACAGCATTTTCCTTCCATGGTTAGTTATATGGATGGGCTCGTTGGAAAAATCTTTAATCATTTAAAGGCGATAAATGAATTGGAAAACACGGTAATCATATTTACAGGAGACAATGGAACAGATAGAAGAATAACTTCATGGTTCAACGGCAATGAGGTTCAAGGAGGTAAGGGCTTTGCTACGTATAATGGGACCCATGTACCTTTAATTGTATTTGGCAAAGATAGATTGCAAAAAGGTGCCGTAAACAATAACCTGGTAGATTTTACGGATTTCCTACCCACCTTACTCGAACTAAGTGGTACGGAAGTTTCGGATGACATAGAAACCGATGGGATAAGTTTCTTTGGGCAATTAAACGGAGATTCATCCTTATCAAGAGAAGTTTTAGTATCCGATTATAATCCAAAAGGAAGGGATTTCCCAAACGCACGCTTTGTACAGACTATAGAGTACAAGTTGTACGGCGATGGAAGGTTTTATGCCATTTTCAAAGATGCGGAAGAGCAATATCCATTGAAAAATTTGAACCTTAACTCCAAAGAGCGAATAGCCCTAGTATTTCTCAAGAGACACTTGGCAAAGTTTAATGCACAGATTGAAGAGTATAGGAGAGTGAACTAG
- a CDS encoding RagB/SusD family nutrient uptake outer membrane protein codes for MKKLIFITVMMMAVGCSDFIEENPENFISPSNFYITEADAEAAIIGVYDKLGTSTMYGHQGVWVMGDVTTDVASASPQATFFDLGFSNYTFDAANPVLDGFYQDAYMLINRANGVIDNIENADIEQSVKDAVIGQAKFLRALTYFNLVRIFGDLPLKLQETSSLEELKVSRDSESLIYNQIVTDLLDASANLPDITVDGGKATGYAAKALLGKVYLTIGQDNEAKTILSQIMGQFSLYENYSDVFDVDNKYTGTESIFEVQYSTPQELNQYPQFMSTRDLSSLSLFGGNAFGVFIARDELVSSFTEEDLRKDITIWENGALVGAEDIEFQEPGIIKYLNATIADGVSITQAGYNNVPVLRYSDVLLMFAEAETKLNGATSLAFDAINEVRSRGGLSDLSGLSNDDLLDAILEERKLEFAGEGHRWFDLKRNGKLTEELSEFGYAPNNIVFPIPQAVIDANDQITQNEGY; via the coding sequence ATGAAAAAATTAATATTTATTACAGTTATGATGATGGCGGTGGGGTGTTCCGACTTTATTGAAGAAAATCCAGAGAATTTTATTTCCCCATCAAATTTTTATATAACCGAGGCCGACGCAGAGGCTGCAATCATTGGAGTTTACGACAAGTTGGGAACGAGCACCATGTACGGTCACCAAGGAGTATGGGTCATGGGAGATGTGACTACAGATGTAGCAAGTGCAAGTCCGCAAGCTACGTTCTTTGATCTTGGCTTTAGTAATTACACATTTGATGCCGCGAACCCTGTGCTGGATGGGTTTTATCAGGATGCCTATATGCTAATAAATAGGGCCAATGGGGTTATCGATAATATCGAAAATGCCGATATAGAACAAAGCGTAAAGGATGCTGTTATTGGACAAGCGAAATTTCTGAGAGCACTAACTTACTTTAATTTGGTGCGTATTTTTGGCGACTTGCCTTTGAAGCTTCAAGAAACTTCCTCCTTGGAAGAACTTAAGGTAAGTAGGGATTCGGAGAGCTTGATTTATAATCAGATTGTAACCGATTTATTGGATGCGTCCGCCAATTTGCCGGACATTACGGTAGATGGGGGCAAAGCAACTGGATATGCGGCGAAAGCACTTTTAGGAAAGGTATATCTTACTATAGGTCAAGATAATGAAGCTAAGACTATATTGAGTCAAATAATGGGACAATTTTCCTTATATGAAAATTATTCTGATGTTTTTGACGTGGACAATAAATATACGGGTACCGAGTCTATTTTTGAGGTACAGTACAGCACACCGCAAGAACTGAATCAGTATCCTCAATTTATGAGTACTCGGGACTTGAGCTCGCTGTCATTGTTTGGAGGAAATGCATTTGGTGTATTTATAGCCAGAGATGAGTTGGTAAGTTCATTTACGGAGGAAGACTTAAGAAAGGATATCACCATCTGGGAAAATGGAGCTTTGGTGGGCGCCGAAGATATTGAATTTCAGGAGCCTGGAATCATTAAATATTTAAATGCCACAATTGCCGATGGTGTATCCATAACCCAAGCAGGTTATAATAATGTACCGGTGTTGCGCTACTCGGACGTTTTATTGATGTTCGCAGAAGCTGAAACCAAGCTTAACGGGGCTACAAGTTTAGCGTTCGACGCAATTAATGAAGTTCGCTCAAGGGGAGGACTGTCCGATCTTTCGGGCCTTTCTAATGATGACTTATTAGATGCTATTTTGGAAGAGCGTAAATTGGAATTTGCGGGAGAGGGCCACCGCTGGTTTGATTTAAAGCGTAATGGTAAATTGACAGAAGAATTATCCGAATTTGGTTACGCTCCGAATAATATTGTATTCCCAATTCCGCAAGCGGTCATTGATGCCAACGATCAAATAACACAGAATGAGGGATACTAG